The Naumovozyma dairenensis CBS 421 chromosome 1, complete genome genome includes a region encoding these proteins:
- the LYS20 gene encoding homocitrate synthase LYS20 (similar to Saccharomyces cerevisiae LYS20 (YDL182W) and LYS21 (YDL131W); ancestral locus Anc_7.295): MTNEGTGNANDQPQPYQANPYGPNPSDFLSNVNNFQLIDSTLREGEQFANSFFSTEKKIEIAKALDDFGVDYIELTSPVASEQSRKDCEAICKLGLKAKILTHIRCHLDDARVAVETGVDGVDVVIGTSKFLRQYSHGKDMNYIAKSAIEVIEFVKSKGIEIRFSSEDSFRSDLVDLLNIYKTVSKIGVNRVGIADTVGCANPRQVYELVRTLKTVVNCDIECHFHNDTGCAIGNAYCALEAGARLIDVCVLGIGERNGIVPLSGLMARMIVAAPKYVKSKYKLHKIRDLENLVAEAVEVNIPFNNPITGFCAFTHKAGIHAKAILANPSTYEILDPHDFGMKRYIHFANRLTGWNAIKSRVDQLNLALTDDQVKEVTTKIKNLGDVRPLNIDDVDSIIKDFHTTVNTPMMKARRMSDSEEPLDITTEQPNAKKAKK, translated from the coding sequence atgaCTAACGAAGGAACAGGAAATGCCAATGATCAACCCCAACCGTACCAAGCCAACCCATACGGTCCAAACCCATCTGATTTCTTATCTAATGtcaataatttccaattgATTGATTCCACTTTAAGAGAAGGTGAACAATTTGCCAATTCTTTTTTCTCTACTGAAAAGAAGATTGAAATTGCTAAAGCCTTAGATGACTTTGGTGTTgattatattgaattaaCCTCCCCAGTGGCTTCTGAACAATCAAGAAAGGATTGTGAAGCTATTTGTAAATTAGGTTTAAAGGCTAAGATCTTAACACATATTAGATGTCATCTGGATGACGCTAGAGTTGCTGTTGAAACGGGTGTTGATGGTGTTGATGTCGTTATTGGGACGTCTAAATTTTTAAGACAATATTCTCATGGTAAAGATATGAATTACATTGCTAAGAGTGCCATTGAAGTCATTGAATTTGTTAAATCTAAAGGCATTGAGATTAGATTTTCTTCTGAAGATTCATTTAGAAGTGATTTGGTTGatcttttgaatatttataagACCGTCAGTAAAATTGGTGTTAATAGAGTCGGCATTGCTGATACCGTTGGTTGTGCTAACCCAAGACAAGTTTATGAATTAGTTAGAACGTTGAAGACAGTTGTCAATTGTGATATTGAATGTCATTTCCATAATGATACAGGCTGTGCTATTGGTAATGCCTATTGTGCTCTTGAAGCTGGTGCCAGATTAATTGATGTCTGTGTGTTGGGCATTGGTGAAAGAAATGGTATTGTTCCATTAAGTGGTTTGATGGCAAGAATGATTGTTGCTGCTCCAAAATACGTTAAATCTAAGTATAAGTTACATAAGATCAGAGATCTAGAAAACTTGGTCGCCGAAGCTGTTGAAGTTAATATTCCATTTAATAACCCAATTACAGGATTCTGTGCTTTTACACATAAGGCTGGTATTCATGCCAAGGCCATTCTAGCTAACCCTTCTACATACGAAATCTTAGATCCTCATGATTTCGGTATGAAGagatatattcattttgCTAATAGATTGACTGGTTGGAACGCTATTAAATCAAGAGTTGACCAATTAAACTTAGCTCTAACAGATGACCAAGTTAAGGAAGTCACCACTAAGATTAAGAACTTAGGTGATGTTAGACCATTAAACATTGATGATGTCGATTCTATAATTAAAGATTTCCACACAACTGTCAATACGCCGATGATGAAAGCTA